The following are encoded in a window of Impatiens glandulifera chromosome 5, dImpGla2.1, whole genome shotgun sequence genomic DNA:
- the LOC124938286 gene encoding uncharacterized protein LOC124938286 isoform X2 codes for MVAGTPMKKLLAEEMLKENESEQRQPGLIAKLMGLDGMPPQHHPRQRKDRHCFGTYEQGSASDFKMQNKHRQRRLNKTATSLGEREFRDVYEIQESIEFEKPRCSKRYSSSKDFFDTMDELNSNKDVLFTNGHQQPGSLFHRNLLDIKDATSITQPSCIQVLKPSKLTICESNNIGWKSDKEGISHVTKTLPTKIVVLKPNLDQMKSTVNSAFSTDSFSKSRSEDSREIAREITRRMRRCFHKDPVEWTSVLIGYAGDESSYSVYDSDSGSESEVMILTSRQSFHLSNRKKKSLVESFVNREAKKRLTDRWTMSQRQKAMEVFGKGNTLGEMLSIPDSANSSHTISSMDGSMGLHIQNPTHEGGTTSRNRSKLMKERNLRSDTKKLHRSQHMRNSSSDSSEMDCFYQPQMVANKEKGKLFEDSIVSSNELAPKTSAGPSMQASKSKAIQDPQKEKLPMPCPVTEPQSPGSSKEADHTSPVSVLESSPFTEEPVSGSNCFESVSAGLLELKMQLKLLKMESGSCADDTMTRSQNDNDVQYFEDDSLMSSYLTDILIDSCIQDWDLDNLISTWYSPECPISYDLFENLEKKYGDDTTWLREERRILFDRINVCLFEMLEPFTDSYPWLKLGVKKVAGSNMLISEMKWKLEEVLENEEKSTEKEISVDREMEWRDYREYMDVIGRELEILLLNELIEEAAFMTIICKG; via the exons ATGGTGGCCGGAACTCCAATGAAGAAACTATTAGCAGAGGAAATGTTGAAAGAAAATGAGTCAGAACAGAGACAACCAGGTCTCATTGCGAAACTGATGGGTCTAGACGGTATGCCACCTCAGCATCATCCTCGTCAAAGGAAAGACAGACACTGCTTTGGAACCTATGAACAAGGATCCGCCTCTGACTTCAAAATGCAAAACAAACACCGTCAAAGGCGACTCAATAAGACTGCGACCTCTTTGGGAGAACGTGAATTTAGAGATGTTTATGAGATTCAGGAATCAATCGAATTCGAGAAGCCTCGATGTAGCAAACGCTATTCAAGTTCGAAAGATTTCTTCGACACAATGGATGAACTAAATTCCAACAAAGATGTTTTGTTCACAAACGGTCATCAGCAGCCTGGCTCTTTATTTCATAGGAATCTTCTTGATATAAAAGATGCTACCTCAATTACTCAACCTAGTTGTATACAAGTTCTAAAGCCTTCAAAATTGACAATATGTGAAAGCAACAATATTGGCTGGAAATCAGATAAGGAAGGTATTTCGCACGTGACAAAGACATTACCTACAAAAATTGTTGTGCTCAAGCCAAACCTCGACCAGATGAAATCAACCGTCAATTCCGCTTTCTCCACAGATTCCTTTTCAAAGTCGAGGTCTGAGGATTCTAGAGAAATTGCGAGGGAGATTACTAGGAGAATGAGGAGATGTTTTCATAAAGATCCGGTTGAATGGACCTCCGTTTTGATTGGTTATGCTGGCGATGAGAGCTCTTATAGTGTCTATGATAGCGACTCTGGAAGTGAATCAGAGGTGATGATACTGACTTCTAGACAGTCGTTTCATTTGAGTAACAGGAAGAAGAAGAGTCTAGTTGAATCGTTTGTAAATAGAGAAGCTAAGAAGAGGCTTACTGACAGATGGACAATGTCGCAAAGGCAGAAAGCAATGGAAGTTTTTGGAAAAGGAAATACACTTGGTGAAATGCTTTCTATTCCCGATAGTGCAAATTCTTCACACACAATTAGTAGTATGGATGGTTCGATGGGATTACATATACAAAATCCAACTCATGAAGGTGGTACTACTTCTAGGAATAGAAGTAAACTGATGAAAGAAAGAAACTTGCGTTCAGACACAAAGAAACTTCATCGTTCTCAGCACATGCGCAATAGTAGCTCGGATTCTTCGGAGATGGATTGTTTTTACCAACCTCAAATGGTGGCCAATAAGGAAAAAGGAAAACTGTTTGAAGATTCGATTGTGTCTTCCAATGAACTCGCTCCCAAGACTTCAGCTGGTCCCTCTATGCAGGCCTCCAAGTCCAAGGCGATACAG GATCCTCAAAAGGAGAAACTTCCCATGCCTTGTCCTGTAACCGAACCACAGTCTCCAGGAAGCTCGAAGGAAGCTGATCACACAAGTCCAGTTTCAGTTCTCGAAAGTAGTCCTTTTACAGAAGAACCGGTATCTGGTTCTAACTGTTTCGAAAGTGTCAGTGCAGGACTTTTAG AGCTGAAGATGCAACTTAAGCTTCTCAAGATGGAATCTGGATCATGTGCTGACGATACAATGACTCGTTCACAAAACGATAACGACGTTCAATACTTTGAAGACGATAGCTTGATGTCTTCATACCTTACCGATATCCTAATCGACTCATGCATTCAGGATTGGGACCTGGACAACTTAATCTCGACATGGTACTCTCCAGAATGCCCTATCAGTTacgatttatttgaaaaccttgaAAAGAAGTATGGCGATGATACGACATGGCTGAGGGAAGAAAGGAGGATTCTATTTGATCGAATCAATGTCTGCCTATTTGAGATGTTGGAACCTTTCACAGATTCATACCCGTGGCTGAAGCTGGGGGTTAAGAAGGTGGCTGGCTCAAACATGTTGATATCGGAGATGAAGTGGAAGCTTGAAGAAGTGTtggaaaatgaagagaagagtACAGAGAAGGAGATTTCGGTTGATCGGGAGATGGAATGGAGGGATTATAGGGAGTATATGGATGTTATCGGTAGGGAACTCGAGATATTGTTGCTTAACGAACTAATAGAAGAGGCTGCCTTTATGACAATAATATGTAAAGGGTAA
- the LOC124938286 gene encoding uncharacterized protein LOC124938286 isoform X1: MERVLLQNKGARQNQKQRSFPKYSSESSSYTSASALEDSITCKLERSSLKMVAGTPMKKLLAEEMLKENESEQRQPGLIAKLMGLDGMPPQHHPRQRKDRHCFGTYEQGSASDFKMQNKHRQRRLNKTATSLGEREFRDVYEIQESIEFEKPRCSKRYSSSKDFFDTMDELNSNKDVLFTNGHQQPGSLFHRNLLDIKDATSITQPSCIQVLKPSKLTICESNNIGWKSDKEGISHVTKTLPTKIVVLKPNLDQMKSTVNSAFSTDSFSKSRSEDSREIAREITRRMRRCFHKDPVEWTSVLIGYAGDESSYSVYDSDSGSESEVMILTSRQSFHLSNRKKKSLVESFVNREAKKRLTDRWTMSQRQKAMEVFGKGNTLGEMLSIPDSANSSHTISSMDGSMGLHIQNPTHEGGTTSRNRSKLMKERNLRSDTKKLHRSQHMRNSSSDSSEMDCFYQPQMVANKEKGKLFEDSIVSSNELAPKTSAGPSMQASKSKAIQDPQKEKLPMPCPVTEPQSPGSSKEADHTSPVSVLESSPFTEEPVSGSNCFESVSAGLLELKMQLKLLKMESGSCADDTMTRSQNDNDVQYFEDDSLMSSYLTDILIDSCIQDWDLDNLISTWYSPECPISYDLFENLEKKYGDDTTWLREERRILFDRINVCLFEMLEPFTDSYPWLKLGVKKVAGSNMLISEMKWKLEEVLENEEKSTEKEISVDREMEWRDYREYMDVIGRELEILLLNELIEEAAFMTIICKG; this comes from the exons ATGGAGAGAGTTTTGCTTCAGAATAAAG GGGCAAGGCAGAATCAAAAGCAACGAAgttttccaaaatattcatcTGAATCGAGTTCTTACACTAGTGCAAGTGCTTTAGAGGATTCG attACTTGTAAGCTAGAGAGGAGCTCTTTGAAAATGGTGGCCGGAACTCCAATGAAGAAACTATTAGCAGAGGAAATGTTGAAAGAAAATGAGTCAGAACAGAGACAACCAGGTCTCATTGCGAAACTGATGGGTCTAGACGGTATGCCACCTCAGCATCATCCTCGTCAAAGGAAAGACAGACACTGCTTTGGAACCTATGAACAAGGATCCGCCTCTGACTTCAAAATGCAAAACAAACACCGTCAAAGGCGACTCAATAAGACTGCGACCTCTTTGGGAGAACGTGAATTTAGAGATGTTTATGAGATTCAGGAATCAATCGAATTCGAGAAGCCTCGATGTAGCAAACGCTATTCAAGTTCGAAAGATTTCTTCGACACAATGGATGAACTAAATTCCAACAAAGATGTTTTGTTCACAAACGGTCATCAGCAGCCTGGCTCTTTATTTCATAGGAATCTTCTTGATATAAAAGATGCTACCTCAATTACTCAACCTAGTTGTATACAAGTTCTAAAGCCTTCAAAATTGACAATATGTGAAAGCAACAATATTGGCTGGAAATCAGATAAGGAAGGTATTTCGCACGTGACAAAGACATTACCTACAAAAATTGTTGTGCTCAAGCCAAACCTCGACCAGATGAAATCAACCGTCAATTCCGCTTTCTCCACAGATTCCTTTTCAAAGTCGAGGTCTGAGGATTCTAGAGAAATTGCGAGGGAGATTACTAGGAGAATGAGGAGATGTTTTCATAAAGATCCGGTTGAATGGACCTCCGTTTTGATTGGTTATGCTGGCGATGAGAGCTCTTATAGTGTCTATGATAGCGACTCTGGAAGTGAATCAGAGGTGATGATACTGACTTCTAGACAGTCGTTTCATTTGAGTAACAGGAAGAAGAAGAGTCTAGTTGAATCGTTTGTAAATAGAGAAGCTAAGAAGAGGCTTACTGACAGATGGACAATGTCGCAAAGGCAGAAAGCAATGGAAGTTTTTGGAAAAGGAAATACACTTGGTGAAATGCTTTCTATTCCCGATAGTGCAAATTCTTCACACACAATTAGTAGTATGGATGGTTCGATGGGATTACATATACAAAATCCAACTCATGAAGGTGGTACTACTTCTAGGAATAGAAGTAAACTGATGAAAGAAAGAAACTTGCGTTCAGACACAAAGAAACTTCATCGTTCTCAGCACATGCGCAATAGTAGCTCGGATTCTTCGGAGATGGATTGTTTTTACCAACCTCAAATGGTGGCCAATAAGGAAAAAGGAAAACTGTTTGAAGATTCGATTGTGTCTTCCAATGAACTCGCTCCCAAGACTTCAGCTGGTCCCTCTATGCAGGCCTCCAAGTCCAAGGCGATACAG GATCCTCAAAAGGAGAAACTTCCCATGCCTTGTCCTGTAACCGAACCACAGTCTCCAGGAAGCTCGAAGGAAGCTGATCACACAAGTCCAGTTTCAGTTCTCGAAAGTAGTCCTTTTACAGAAGAACCGGTATCTGGTTCTAACTGTTTCGAAAGTGTCAGTGCAGGACTTTTAG AGCTGAAGATGCAACTTAAGCTTCTCAAGATGGAATCTGGATCATGTGCTGACGATACAATGACTCGTTCACAAAACGATAACGACGTTCAATACTTTGAAGACGATAGCTTGATGTCTTCATACCTTACCGATATCCTAATCGACTCATGCATTCAGGATTGGGACCTGGACAACTTAATCTCGACATGGTACTCTCCAGAATGCCCTATCAGTTacgatttatttgaaaaccttgaAAAGAAGTATGGCGATGATACGACATGGCTGAGGGAAGAAAGGAGGATTCTATTTGATCGAATCAATGTCTGCCTATTTGAGATGTTGGAACCTTTCACAGATTCATACCCGTGGCTGAAGCTGGGGGTTAAGAAGGTGGCTGGCTCAAACATGTTGATATCGGAGATGAAGTGGAAGCTTGAAGAAGTGTtggaaaatgaagagaagagtACAGAGAAGGAGATTTCGGTTGATCGGGAGATGGAATGGAGGGATTATAGGGAGTATATGGATGTTATCGGTAGGGAACTCGAGATATTGTTGCTTAACGAACTAATAGAAGAGGCTGCCTTTATGACAATAATATGTAAAGGGTAA